In a genomic window of Accipiter gentilis chromosome 23, bAccGen1.1, whole genome shotgun sequence:
- the DUSP7 gene encoding dual specificity protein phosphatase 7 isoform X2: MKTQVWGSSPRAPMAAAMPCKSAEWLQEELESGGGRSLLLLDCRPHELFESSHIETAINLAIPGLMLRRLKKGNLPIRSIIPNHEDKERFVKRCKADTVLLYDEATADWQDGGAATSVLGLLLQKLRDDGCKAYYLKDEARSKKCGILVHCLAGISRSVTVTVAYLMQKLNLSLNDAYDFVKRKKSNISPNFNFMGQLLDFERTLGLNSPCDNRSPSEQLYFTTPTNHNLFQLNTLEST, from the exons ATGAAAACGCAGGTCTGGGGGAGCTCCCCGCGGGCGCCCATGGCTGCGGCGATGCCGTGCAAGAGCGCGGAgtggctgcaggaggagctggagtcGGGCGGCGGCCGCTCGCTGCTGCTGCTCGACTGCCGCCCCCACGAGCTCTTCGAGAGCTCGCACATCGAGACGGCCATCAACCTGGCCATCCCCGGGCTCATGCTCCGCCGCCTCAAGAAGGGCAACCTGCCCATCCGCTCCATCATCCCCAACCACGAGGACAAGGAGCGCTTCGTCAAGCGCTGCAAGGCCGACACCGTGCTGCTCTACGACGAGGCCACCGCCGACTGGCAGGACGGCGGCGCCGCCACCTCCGTCCTGGGGCTCCTGCTCCAGAAGCTGCGCGATGACGGCTGCAAAGCCTATTACCTGAAAG ATGAGGCCCGTTCCAAGAAGTGTGGGATCCTTGTTCACTGCCTCGCTGGCATCAGCCGATCCGTAACAGTCACTGTCGCCTACTTGATGCAAAAACTCAACTTGTCCCTGAATGATGCCTATGActttgtgaaaaggaaaaaatccaacaTTTCCCCAAACTTTAACTTCATGGGCCAGCTCCTGGACTTTGAGAGGACTCTGGGACTCAACAGCCCTTGTGACAACCGCTCACCCAGTGAACAGCTCTACTTCACCACCCCCACCAACCACAACCTGTTTCAGCTGAACACTCTGGAGTCCACATGA
- the DUSP7 gene encoding dual specificity protein phosphatase 7 isoform X1 — MKTQVWGSSPRAPMAAAMPCKSAEWLQEELESGGGRSLLLLDCRPHELFESSHIETAINLAIPGLMLRRLKKGNLPIRSIIPNHEDKERFVKRCKADTVLLYDEATADWQDGGAATSVLGLLLQKLRDDGCKAYYLKGGFNKFQTEYSEHCETNLDSSSPSNSPPASVLGLGGLRISSDCSDGESDREPSSATESDGSPIPNNQPAFPVQILPYLYLGCAKDSTNLDVLGKYGIKYILNVTPNLPNMFEHDGEFKYKQIPISDHWSQNLSQFFPEAIAFIDEARSKKCGILVHCLAGISRSVTVTVAYLMQKLNLSLNDAYDFVKRKKSNISPNFNFMGQLLDFERTLGLNSPCDNRSPSEQLYFTTPTNHNLFQLNTLEST; from the exons ATGAAAACGCAGGTCTGGGGGAGCTCCCCGCGGGCGCCCATGGCTGCGGCGATGCCGTGCAAGAGCGCGGAgtggctgcaggaggagctggagtcGGGCGGCGGCCGCTCGCTGCTGCTGCTCGACTGCCGCCCCCACGAGCTCTTCGAGAGCTCGCACATCGAGACGGCCATCAACCTGGCCATCCCCGGGCTCATGCTCCGCCGCCTCAAGAAGGGCAACCTGCCCATCCGCTCCATCATCCCCAACCACGAGGACAAGGAGCGCTTCGTCAAGCGCTGCAAGGCCGACACCGTGCTGCTCTACGACGAGGCCACCGCCGACTGGCAGGACGGCGGCGCCGCCACCTCCGTCCTGGGGCTCCTGCTCCAGAAGCTGCGCGATGACGGCTGCAAAGCCTATTACCTGAAAG GTGGCTTTAACAAGTTTCAGACCGAATATTCGGAGCACTGCGAGACGAACCTTGACAGCTCCTCACCCAGCAACTCTCCCCCGGCATCGGTCCTTGGCCTGGGAGGGCTGCGGATAAGCTCCGACTGCTCGGATGGCGAATCCGACAGGGAACCCAGCAGTGCCACGGAGTCAGACGGGAGCCCCATCCCTAACAATCAGCCTGCCTTTCCAGTCCAGATCCTACCTTACCTGTACCTTGGCTGTGCCAAAGATTCGACCAACTTGGATGTCCTTGGCAAATACGGCATTAAATACATCCTGAATGTGACTCCCAACCTGCCAAACATGTTTGAGCATGACGGAGAGTTCAAGTACAAGCAGATTCCCATCTCAGATCACTGGAGCCAGAACCTCTCACAGTTCTTTCCTGAGGCCATTGCTTTCATTG ATGAGGCCCGTTCCAAGAAGTGTGGGATCCTTGTTCACTGCCTCGCTGGCATCAGCCGATCCGTAACAGTCACTGTCGCCTACTTGATGCAAAAACTCAACTTGTCCCTGAATGATGCCTATGActttgtgaaaaggaaaaaatccaacaTTTCCCCAAACTTTAACTTCATGGGCCAGCTCCTGGACTTTGAGAGGACTCTGGGACTCAACAGCCCTTGTGACAACCGCTCACCCAGTGAACAGCTCTACTTCACCACCCCCACCAACCACAACCTGTTTCAGCTGAACACTCTGGAGTCCACATGA